In one Paenibacillus sp. JQZ6Y-1 genomic region, the following are encoded:
- the hmpA gene encoding NO-inducible flavohemoprotein yields MLDTKTIQIIQSTIPVLKTEGVKITSHFYKTMFRDHPELLNLFNHANQKQGRQQTALANAAYLAAQHMDRLEEILPVVTQIAHKHRSLGVLPEHYPIVGRYLLQAIRDVLGDAATPDILDAWGRAYDVIAGAFIGVEQELYAQADHLWGGWSGFRAFTVQRKEIESSVITSFYLVPEDGGALAAFQPGQYVSVKVHIPGEEFEQIRQYSLSAGPQHDYYRISVRRADGNGIYPAGKVSMYLHRQVQEGDVLWLSAPAGDFALQRQQERPIVLLSGGVGLTPITSMLHALLEKPLQQPVVFIHATHDGEHHALREEIAQWEQQEPLLSVYYCYTAPNEQDRSEQRFHREGYMEMEWLQRILSHPTEAEFYFCGPLGFMKEMHHILEQWGVPVERRHYEFFGPAAALV; encoded by the coding sequence ATGCTCGACACCAAAACGATACAAATCATTCAATCCACCATCCCCGTTCTCAAAACGGAAGGAGTGAAGATTACAAGTCATTTCTACAAAACGATGTTCAGGGATCATCCAGAACTGCTGAATCTATTCAACCATGCGAACCAGAAGCAGGGACGGCAGCAAACGGCGCTTGCCAATGCAGCCTATCTGGCGGCACAGCATATGGATCGGTTGGAAGAGATTTTGCCAGTTGTAACTCAGATTGCTCATAAGCATCGTAGTCTCGGCGTTCTGCCGGAGCATTATCCTATTGTCGGGCGCTATCTGTTGCAAGCGATTCGTGATGTGTTAGGCGATGCGGCAACACCGGATATTTTGGACGCGTGGGGGCGTGCGTATGACGTCATTGCGGGAGCATTTATCGGTGTAGAGCAGGAGCTGTATGCACAGGCGGATCATCTGTGGGGCGGTTGGAGCGGATTCCGAGCATTTACTGTGCAGCGCAAGGAGATTGAAAGCTCGGTCATCACTTCGTTTTATCTGGTTCCAGAGGATGGAGGAGCGCTAGCAGCATTTCAACCGGGTCAATATGTCAGTGTGAAGGTGCATATACCGGGTGAGGAATTTGAGCAGATTCGTCAATATAGTTTATCTGCTGGACCGCAGCATGACTATTACCGCATTTCTGTCAGACGAGCAGATGGAAATGGGATTTATCCTGCGGGTAAAGTATCTATGTATCTGCATCGGCAAGTGCAGGAAGGAGATGTGCTTTGGCTGTCAGCACCTGCGGGGGATTTTGCATTGCAGCGGCAGCAGGAACGACCTATCGTTTTATTAAGCGGCGGGGTGGGCTTGACGCCGATTACCAGTATGCTGCATGCGTTGCTGGAAAAACCATTGCAGCAACCGGTTGTTTTCATCCATGCGACCCATGACGGAGAGCATCATGCCCTGCGAGAAGAGATTGCGCAGTGGGAGCAGCAGGAGCCTTTGCTGTCTGTGTATTATTGTTATACTGCACCGAATGAGCAAGATCGGTCAGAGCAGAGGTTTCACAGAGAAGGGTATATGGAGATGGAATGGCTGCAACGTATATTGTCGCATCCAACAGAAGCAGAATTTTATTTTTGCGGACCGCTTGGTTTTATGAAGGAAATGCATCATATATTGGAGCAGTGGGGGGTACCAGTAGAACGTCGTCATTATGAATTTTTCGGTCCAGCGGCAGCGCTAGTTTAA
- a CDS encoding methyl-accepting chemotaxis protein: protein MEHVNQQVTDELVVRTLQENLAIIRFDTDHRVAYVNPIFAAVLGYTPEQMIGMYHKNLCFPELYNSKEYVQFWDQLFSGKTFHDKIMRRDARGNAVWLEATYMPVWDQQRRRVIGVTKVAANITDRHHDLSLVVSELQQTAQQLNQHSSAGIQHSEHLLRSMEQIVHVSGANAETVYTLQEQAYEIQDVVQTIRKIAAQTQMLALNAAIEATHAGEFGRGFNVVAREVSKLSNMVQDSIAQIKRSVESMSQEVRKISGSTGEVEQSLKRGQEQVQTAMESFNAIFTSAHELNMQAEKVANRI from the coding sequence ATGGAACATGTAAATCAGCAGGTTACAGATGAACTCGTCGTACGCACATTGCAGGAAAATCTGGCGATCATCCGTTTTGATACGGATCACCGTGTCGCTTATGTTAACCCGATTTTTGCAGCGGTGCTGGGGTATACTCCTGAACAAATGATTGGGATGTATCATAAAAATCTATGTTTTCCTGAATTATATAATAGCAAAGAATATGTGCAGTTCTGGGACCAGCTGTTTTCTGGCAAAACCTTTCACGATAAAATTATGCGTCGTGATGCACGCGGCAATGCGGTTTGGCTGGAAGCGACGTATATGCCAGTTTGGGATCAACAACGGCGCCGTGTCATTGGCGTAACTAAGGTTGCCGCCAATATTACAGATCGTCATCATGATCTGTCTCTGGTCGTTAGTGAGCTACAGCAAACCGCGCAGCAGCTTAATCAGCATTCGTCGGCAGGCATTCAGCATAGTGAGCATCTGTTACGCAGTATGGAGCAGATTGTTCATGTGTCTGGTGCCAATGCAGAGACGGTGTATACATTGCAGGAGCAGGCGTACGAGATTCAGGATGTTGTGCAGACAATCCGTAAAATTGCTGCTCAAACACAAATGCTGGCTCTCAACGCAGCTATTGAGGCAACGCATGCGGGTGAATTCGGTCGCGGATTTAACGTGGTCGCGCGTGAGGTGAGCAAGCTATCCAACATGGTGCAGGATTCCATCGCTCAGATCAAACGTAGCGTAGAGTCCATGAGCCAAGAAGTACGCAAAATCTCTGGCAGTACAGGCGAAGTTGAGCAAAGTCTCAAGCGCGGTCAGGAGCAGGTACAGACAGCTATGGAATCCTTCAACGCGATCTTTACTTCGGCGCATGAGTTGAATATGCAGGCGGAGAAGGTAGCGAATCGGATCTAA
- a CDS encoding class I SAM-dependent methyltransferase, whose amino-acid sequence MIHMNENLEEYDNPQQYDRENQYDVDTQWLIQFANRLDHCQHIIDLACGTGRIAIPLAQQGYTVTGIDLHAGMLQEAKHKAQLAGVPETRLQWLEQDCCNFYTPHSADLLLMNGNAFQHFHTNEQQDQLLRAISSHLRTDGYMVMDMRFPSNDELMQPEGEDYWKTVTDAHTGLPVDLYTLSSYDALQQMQHYITIRKFRDIHGTIQREERSNIYLRYTYPQELERLLASHGLAVIHRYQDWNGTPLTKNASQMIYVCRKR is encoded by the coding sequence ATGATACATATGAATGAGAATTTAGAAGAATACGATAACCCCCAGCAGTACGATAGAGAAAATCAATATGATGTCGATACCCAATGGTTGATTCAATTTGCCAATCGGCTTGACCATTGTCAGCATATTATTGATCTGGCTTGCGGAACAGGGCGTATCGCTATACCGCTGGCACAGCAAGGGTATACTGTGACTGGGATTGATCTACATGCTGGCATGCTGCAAGAAGCAAAGCATAAAGCGCAGCTTGCAGGTGTACCAGAAACACGACTGCAATGGCTGGAACAGGATTGCTGCAATTTTTATACACCACATTCTGCCGATTTACTGCTTATGAATGGCAATGCGTTTCAACATTTTCATACTAATGAACAGCAAGATCAGTTGCTGCGTGCTATATCTAGTCATTTGCGTACAGATGGTTATATGGTAATGGATATGCGTTTTCCTTCCAACGATGAACTGATGCAACCTGAAGGAGAAGACTATTGGAAAACAGTAACGGATGCGCATACGGGATTACCGGTCGATTTGTACACGCTTAGCAGTTATGATGCGTTACAACAAATGCAGCACTATATTACGATTCGCAAATTTCGAGATATACATGGAACTATTCAGCGCGAAGAACGCAGCAATATTTATTTGCGATACACGTATCCGCAGGAGTTAGAGCGGTTGCTGGCATCTCATGGTTTAGCAGTGATCCATCGTTATCAGGATTGGAATGGTACTCCGTTGACAAAGAATGCTAGTCAAATGATCTATGTATGCCGTAAGCGTTAG
- a CDS encoding Gfo/Idh/MocA family protein produces METNEDYRLVIVGYGGMGSYHAKLVEQAERIQVAGVLDIAEYRQELAKSHGHTTYDDLEAVLSDDTIDIVLIATPNDVHKELAIAALQAGKHVICEKPVTIHSQDLLDILQVAKETERVFMVHQNRRWDEDFLIVRQLIQQQTIGDVFHVESRVQGANGIPGDWRQLKAYGGGMLLDWGVHLLDQLLLLTDSKIESVSAELSTILNTEVDDGFTARITFKDGLTALIEVGTTNYVKLPRWYVKGSEGTAVIRDWDLSGEIVRKNPDVAHVEPKPIQAGRGLTKTMAPPSEESTLRSSIERIQDVPEEFFHNFVAVVEGTAKPAVDNEQVLRVLRLIEALFEAAEQNQIIKREL; encoded by the coding sequence ATGGAAACAAATGAAGATTACCGACTGGTGATTGTCGGGTATGGCGGAATGGGCAGTTATCATGCCAAATTGGTAGAACAGGCAGAGCGCATTCAGGTGGCTGGTGTGCTAGATATTGCCGAATACCGACAGGAGCTTGCTAAAAGTCATGGTCATACGACGTACGATGATCTGGAAGCCGTGCTGTCAGATGATACGATTGATATCGTACTGATCGCAACGCCGAATGATGTGCACAAGGAGCTAGCCATCGCCGCATTGCAAGCGGGCAAGCATGTCATTTGCGAGAAGCCTGTCACGATCCATAGTCAAGATTTGCTGGATATTTTGCAGGTGGCGAAGGAGACGGAGCGCGTATTCATGGTACATCAGAATCGGCGCTGGGATGAGGATTTCCTAATCGTTCGTCAACTGATTCAGCAGCAAACGATCGGCGATGTATTTCATGTAGAATCACGGGTACAGGGTGCTAACGGGATTCCCGGCGATTGGCGACAGCTCAAGGCATATGGCGGCGGTATGCTACTCGATTGGGGTGTGCATCTGCTGGATCAACTGCTGCTGCTCACCGATAGCAAAATTGAAAGCGTATCAGCGGAATTAAGCACCATTTTGAATACCGAGGTGGATGACGGCTTCACTGCGCGTATTACATTCAAGGACGGTCTGACCGCACTGATCGAAGTTGGCACCACCAACTATGTGAAGCTGCCACGCTGGTATGTCAAAGGCAGCGAAGGTACCGCTGTCATTCGCGATTGGGATTTGAGCGGTGAAATTGTACGCAAAAATCCTGATGTTGCGCATGTGGAGCCTAAGCCGATTCAAGCAGGACGTGGACTAACCAAAACAATGGCACCGCCTTCTGAGGAATCCACGCTTCGTAGTTCGATTGAGCGTATTCAGGATGTGCCGGAAGAGTTTTTCCATAACTTCGTAGCAGTAGTCGAAGGCACAGCCAAGCCTGCGGTGGATAATGAGCAGGTGTTGCGCGTGCTGCGTCTGATCGAAGCGCTATTTGAAGCCGCTGAGCAGAATCAGATCATCAAGCGTGAATTGTGA
- a CDS encoding discoidin domain-containing protein: MMKSLKYAAVCLTCVATLAVPFSQAGAASELSSTRVPDQTVVSTHTFADKNIPYKAIDGDINTAWTAGKSSDVMSLYFREQVSFSAIQIATTVSKTTTHKYLVYGLQGKEWTVIARESRTIEPGANGQATVLDPIKVTPGTYEGILVSIDANTTSNLVINELRLVN, encoded by the coding sequence ATGATGAAGTCTTTAAAGTACGCTGCTGTATGCTTGACCTGTGTTGCAACGCTGGCGGTTCCGTTTTCGCAGGCGGGTGCTGCTAGTGAATTGTCGTCGACCAGAGTACCAGATCAGACGGTAGTGAGCACGCATACCTTTGCGGATAAGAACATACCGTACAAAGCGATTGATGGTGATATCAATACAGCTTGGACGGCAGGGAAAAGCAGTGATGTGATGAGCCTGTACTTCCGCGAACAAGTATCTTTCAGTGCGATTCAGATTGCGACTACCGTTTCCAAGACCACGACGCATAAATATCTGGTCTATGGTCTGCAAGGTAAAGAATGGACTGTGATTGCACGCGAGTCTCGTACTATCGAACCGGGCGCGAATGGGCAAGCTACTGTACTTGATCCGATCAAGGTAACCCCTGGTACATATGAGGGTATCCTCGTATCGATCGATGCCAACACGACTTCCAATCTGGTTATCAATGAATTGCGTCTGGTCAATTGA